One part of the Streptomyces sp. AM 2-1-1 genome encodes these proteins:
- a CDS encoding alpha/beta fold hydrolase, protein MIARRLLAAGVAAAAVVGAQTLPAAAAAAPVVSRGVEIPAFYTPPQALPAADGALVRTEPLPLALSLPSLGGPLPGKATRLMYKSTDSNGLPVAVTGAYIEPAATWKGSGPRPLVALAPGTMGQGDQCAASLGLQNPLTLNGETVSVGYEDLSIYRLLAAGTAVVVTDYAGLGATDRLHTYVSRVDGGHALLDAARAARGVSGASVTAASPVGLYGYSQGGGASASAAELQPTYAPDVKLAGAYVGAPPADLAATLKGIDGSALAGALGWSLNGFLQTDPSLRPLADAQINAAGKAALADLSTMCIGDALFGYGFRKSSSWTTSGKSLSQLVDTIPQLKATLDAQRIGTLKPTTPVRVATGIQDDIVPHAQARQLAVDWCKKGANVTYDAIVLPNLGDKIVTNHLVPLLTDQGDAISWLTDRLAGKSAGSNCWTMPLQP, encoded by the coding sequence ATGATCGCCCGGCGTCTGCTGGCGGCGGGCGTCGCCGCCGCGGCCGTCGTGGGCGCCCAGACGCTTCCCGCGGCGGCCGCCGCGGCTCCGGTGGTCTCCCGGGGCGTGGAGATCCCCGCCTTCTACACCCCGCCCCAGGCCCTGCCGGCGGCGGACGGCGCGCTGGTGCGCACCGAGCCGCTCCCGCTGGCGCTGAGCCTGCCCAGCCTGGGCGGCCCGCTGCCCGGCAAGGCGACCCGGCTGATGTACAAGTCCACCGACTCCAACGGCCTCCCGGTGGCCGTGACCGGCGCCTACATCGAGCCGGCGGCGACGTGGAAGGGGAGCGGACCGCGTCCGCTCGTCGCCCTGGCGCCCGGCACGATGGGGCAGGGCGACCAGTGCGCGGCCTCGCTGGGCCTCCAGAACCCGCTCACCCTCAACGGGGAGACGGTGTCGGTCGGTTACGAGGACCTCTCCATCTACCGGCTGCTGGCCGCCGGTACGGCCGTCGTCGTCACCGACTACGCGGGCCTCGGCGCCACCGACCGGCTGCACACCTACGTCAGCCGGGTGGACGGCGGCCACGCGCTCCTCGACGCCGCCCGCGCGGCACGCGGTGTCAGCGGCGCGTCCGTCACCGCCGCCTCTCCGGTGGGGCTGTACGGCTACAGCCAGGGCGGCGGCGCCAGCGCCTCGGCCGCCGAGCTCCAGCCCACCTACGCGCCGGACGTCAAGCTGGCCGGTGCCTACGTCGGCGCACCCCCGGCCGACCTGGCCGCCACCCTCAAGGGGATCGACGGCAGCGCCCTGGCCGGGGCGCTGGGATGGTCCCTCAACGGCTTCCTGCAGACCGACCCGTCCCTCCGGCCCCTCGCGGACGCCCAGATCAACGCGGCGGGCAAGGCGGCCCTCGCCGACCTCTCGACGATGTGCATCGGTGACGCGCTCTTCGGCTACGGCTTCAGGAAGAGCAGCTCCTGGACGACCAGCGGCAAGAGCCTCAGCCAGCTGGTCGACACGATTCCGCAGCTCAAGGCCACGCTCGACGCGCAGCGCATCGGCACCCTCAAGCCCACCACCCCGGTACGGGTGGCCACCGGCATCCAGGACGACATCGTGCCGCACGCCCAGGCGCGTCAACTCGCCGTCGACTGGTGCAAGAAGGGCGCGAACGTCACCTACGACGCCATCGTCCTCCCCAACCTCGGGGACAAGATCGTCACCAACCACCTGGTCCCGCTCCTCACCGACCAGGGCGACGCCATCTCCTGGCTGACCGACCGGCTCGCCGGCAAGTCCGCGGGGTCCA
- a CDS encoding ATP-binding protein → MVSPPDDGVKPPVARAPRQGKRPVLRPAVIWPAAGVVAAVCAVSALALPDGRATRSLAAAGVAAAVLLLAPLVLLARTLKAERAQRARVTALASARDAEVAHLARVRVPAIAELLRTGARVDGAPGPLRAPHETGEEFARALDSVAHVLGSDAAVHRERALRDSVMAAFESVARTMHVMATVQQQVLDQVERSLDDPRLMAEVMKADHAASQMTRKAQTLLVMCGIWPARRETRPVSLYDCVRGAQSRIVEFGRIEVHGGQTLYAAPPAAEGLMHAIAELLENATVFSPSRSQVVVSVREVGAGAVVEIDDAGLGMPPDVLQQARDQLHDDLDLTRLGAVPRLGLACVGRWSRELGFNVELSGTSAYGGTRAVMFVPFRLLTEPVVKASAHRRAESWPDGSTEGRGRDGGAAEHARPDERDGIRYGDPDGERDGGPAPAPGTVPQTADLPRRRSRRGPVRSPQAPDAAAPTARHAAPQVRPEADAAPPWTPEAARASISSVVSGTLRGRAALGAAGTGPAPASDRPAAAAAADEPPLPHSPHQHHGGRS, encoded by the coding sequence GTGGTGAGCCCGCCCGACGACGGGGTGAAGCCGCCCGTGGCACGGGCGCCCCGGCAGGGGAAGAGGCCCGTACTCCGGCCCGCCGTGATCTGGCCGGCCGCCGGCGTGGTCGCGGCCGTCTGCGCGGTGTCGGCCCTGGCTCTCCCCGACGGCCGGGCGACGCGTTCGCTGGCGGCCGCCGGTGTCGCGGCCGCCGTTCTGCTGCTGGCCCCCCTGGTGCTGCTGGCCCGCACCCTCAAGGCCGAACGCGCGCAGCGCGCCCGGGTCACGGCGCTCGCCTCGGCACGCGACGCGGAGGTGGCGCACCTCGCCCGGGTGCGCGTACCCGCCATCGCCGAACTGCTGCGCACCGGAGCGCGGGTGGACGGGGCCCCGGGGCCGCTGCGCGCCCCACACGAGACCGGTGAGGAGTTCGCGCGGGCGCTGGACTCGGTGGCGCACGTGCTGGGCTCGGACGCGGCGGTGCACCGGGAACGTGCCCTGCGCGACTCGGTGATGGCCGCCTTCGAGTCGGTGGCCCGCACCATGCACGTGATGGCCACGGTCCAGCAGCAGGTGCTGGACCAGGTCGAGCGCTCCCTCGACGATCCCCGTCTCATGGCCGAGGTGATGAAGGCCGACCACGCGGCCTCGCAGATGACCCGCAAGGCGCAGACGCTGCTGGTGATGTGCGGCATCTGGCCCGCGCGCCGGGAGACCCGGCCGGTCTCGCTCTACGACTGCGTGCGCGGCGCGCAGTCGCGGATCGTGGAGTTCGGACGGATCGAGGTGCACGGCGGGCAGACCCTGTACGCGGCGCCTCCCGCGGCGGAGGGGCTGATGCACGCCATCGCCGAACTCCTGGAGAACGCAACGGTGTTCTCACCCTCCCGCTCCCAGGTCGTGGTCAGCGTCCGGGAGGTGGGCGCCGGCGCGGTCGTCGAGATCGACGACGCCGGGCTCGGCATGCCGCCGGACGTGCTGCAGCAGGCCCGCGACCAGCTCCACGACGATCTGGACCTGACCCGCCTGGGCGCGGTGCCCCGCCTCGGTCTCGCCTGTGTCGGGCGGTGGAGCCGCGAACTCGGCTTCAACGTGGAGCTGAGCGGGACCTCCGCGTACGGCGGGACCCGTGCCGTGATGTTCGTACCGTTCCGGCTGCTGACCGAACCGGTGGTCAAGGCTTCGGCGCACAGGCGGGCGGAGTCGTGGCCCGACGGGTCCACCGAGGGCCGGGGTCGCGACGGCGGTGCCGCCGAGCACGCACGGCCGGACGAACGCGACGGCATCCGTTACGGCGACCCGGACGGTGAACGGGACGGCGGCCCCGCCCCGGCCCCCGGGACCGTCCCGCAGACGGCGGACCTCCCGCGGCGGCGCAGCCGGCGCGGACCGGTCCGCTCCCCGCAGGCCCCCGACGCCGCGGCTCCGACGGCCCGGCACGCGGCGCCGCAGGTGCGGCCCGAGGCCGATGCGGCGCCGCCGTGGACGCCGGAGGCGGCCCGCGCGTCGATCAGCAGCGTGGTGTCGGGCACCTTGCGCGGCCGTGCCGCGCTCGGTGCTGCCGGCACAGGCCCCGCACCGGCTTCCGACCGCCCCGCGGCGGCGGCGGCGGCCGATGAACCCCCCCTGCCCCATTCCCCTCACCAGCACCACGGAGGCCGGTCGTGA
- a CDS encoding roadblock/LC7 domain-containing protein, which produces MTGTITRLPDLGWMLRPLTEIPGVRHAVVVSEDGLRLGHASAENLKGPVSGLSVAEAESLSAACAAMTMTGRSTTTLLFGSGVGLRQLMLESDQGFVLFTHAGVGAHLGVATDLEADVGLVAQQMQLLVAKIGAHLSSLPRDQATASS; this is translated from the coding sequence GTGACCGGAACCATCACTCGACTTCCCGACCTGGGCTGGATGCTCCGCCCCCTCACCGAGATCCCCGGCGTCCGGCACGCCGTGGTCGTCTCCGAGGACGGCCTGCGGCTCGGACACGCGTCCGCCGAGAACCTCAAGGGCCCGGTGTCGGGCCTCAGCGTCGCCGAGGCGGAGTCGCTCTCGGCGGCCTGCGCGGCGATGACCATGACGGGTCGTTCCACGACCACGCTCCTGTTCGGCTCCGGTGTGGGGCTGCGACAGCTGATGCTCGAGTCCGACCAGGGGTTCGTGCTCTTCACCCATGCCGGGGTCGGCGCGCACCTGGGCGTCGCCACCGATCTGGAGGCGGATGTCGGGCTCGTGGCACAGCAAATGCAGCTGCTGGTGGCGAAGATCGGCGCGCACCTGAGCAGTCTGCCGCGGGATCAGGCCACCGCGTCGTCATGA
- a CDS encoding DUF742 domain-containing protein, whose translation MTGRPEEPRASAVRPYVITRGRAESGGQPLSWESLVMATEAAFPASLQPEHLAILTHCEGLISVAEVAAHLHQPPSVVQVLLSDLLQWGLIVTRPPIPAAERADLTMLRKVLDGLESRI comes from the coding sequence ATGACGGGCCGGCCCGAGGAGCCGAGAGCCTCGGCGGTACGCCCCTATGTCATCACCCGCGGCCGGGCGGAGTCCGGCGGGCAGCCGCTGTCCTGGGAGTCGCTGGTGATGGCCACCGAGGCGGCGTTCCCGGCGTCCCTCCAGCCGGAGCACCTCGCCATCCTGACGCACTGCGAGGGGCTCATCTCGGTCGCGGAGGTGGCCGCCCACCTCCACCAGCCGCCGTCGGTCGTCCAGGTGCTGCTCTCCGATCTCCTCCAGTGGGGGCTGATCGTCACCCGTCCGCCCATTCCCGCGGCCGAACGCGCCGACCTGACCATGCTCAGAAAGGTCCTCGATGGTCTCGAAAGCCGCATCTGA
- a CDS encoding ATP/GTP-binding protein codes for MLVVGPLGVGKTTLIGTVSEIEPLFTEAAMTQAGARVDTVVDSGKTTTTVALDFGRLTIDGDLVLYLFGTPGQQRFLPAWRDLAKGALGALALVDTRDLTASFDALGNLEDLDLPFAVAVNVFPGSPLHDPDDLRAALDLLPGTPLVLCDARDESSSIRALIALVSHLIHVATEPS; via the coding sequence ATCCTGGTCGTCGGCCCCCTGGGGGTGGGCAAGACCACGCTGATCGGGACGGTTTCGGAGATCGAGCCGCTCTTCACCGAAGCCGCGATGACCCAGGCGGGGGCGCGGGTCGACACCGTGGTGGACAGCGGGAAGACGACCACCACGGTCGCCCTGGACTTCGGGCGGCTGACCATCGACGGCGATCTGGTGCTCTACCTGTTCGGTACGCCGGGCCAGCAGCGGTTCCTGCCGGCCTGGCGGGATCTCGCCAAGGGCGCGCTGGGGGCGCTCGCCCTGGTGGACACCCGGGACCTGACCGCGTCCTTCGACGCCCTCGGCAACCTGGAGGACCTCGATCTGCCGTTCGCCGTCGCCGTGAACGTGTTCCCGGGCAGCCCGCTCCACGACCCGGACGATCTGCGCGCGGCTCTCGACCTGCTGCCGGGGACGCCGCTGGTCCTCTGCGACGCACGCGACGAGTCGTCGTCGATCCGGGCCCTGATCGCCCTCGTCAGCCACCTCATCCATGTCGCCACGGAGCCCTCATGA
- a CDS encoding cytochrome P450: MSTPHPPAGSAARCPWPAGAPSAAPAAALYGPELDGDAMTALYEELRGVHGPVAPVRMAPGIDAWLVMGHRELLQLTREEADFSHDPRRWSLLREGRVPADSPILPMVGWRPALLFADGQQHRRMRAAVSDALAGINGHELRRSVRAAAEELIASFAGRGEADLVAHYARTLPLRVITGLLGVDDRTGRDLVEAVAGTASATSASADASRRMGAILYGLIKEKRRKPGEDITSALLQHPAELTDEEVLHNLVVMFVAGNQTTVNWIATTLRILLTDPAFRSSLTGGHLSVDDALDLVLWRFPPTQNFPARYATRDMRFGGQDIRTGDMLILGLAAANADPEILPADGAPVVGNRSHLAFGAGPHTCPAQDPARLITRTAVDTIRHRLPDLELGVPEDELEWIKSPWSKGLGALPVRFSTPQLPQGTVPPQSAQDLVPRRTTPWNTVPLRPSTTVPD; encoded by the coding sequence ATGAGCACCCCGCACCCCCCGGCCGGGTCCGCCGCCCGCTGCCCCTGGCCCGCCGGGGCCCCCTCGGCGGCCCCGGCGGCAGCGCTGTACGGACCGGAGCTCGACGGCGACGCGATGACCGCCCTGTACGAGGAGCTGCGCGGCGTGCACGGGCCGGTCGCGCCGGTCCGGATGGCGCCGGGCATCGACGCGTGGCTGGTGATGGGCCACCGCGAGTTGCTGCAACTCACCCGCGAGGAAGCGGACTTCTCCCACGACCCGCGTCGCTGGAGTCTGCTGCGCGAGGGCCGGGTGCCCGCCGACTCGCCGATCCTTCCGATGGTCGGCTGGCGTCCGGCGCTGCTCTTCGCCGACGGACAGCAGCACCGCAGGATGCGGGCCGCCGTCTCGGACGCCCTCGCCGGGATCAACGGACACGAGCTGCGCCGGAGCGTGCGCGCCGCCGCCGAGGAGCTGATCGCGTCGTTCGCCGGGCGGGGCGAGGCGGACCTGGTCGCCCACTACGCCCGTACCCTGCCGTTGCGGGTGATCACCGGACTGCTCGGGGTGGACGACCGCACCGGTCGCGACCTGGTGGAGGCCGTGGCGGGCACCGCCTCCGCCACCAGTGCCTCGGCGGACGCCAGCCGGCGGATGGGCGCGATCCTCTACGGACTGATCAAGGAGAAGCGGCGGAAGCCCGGTGAGGACATCACCTCGGCCCTGCTGCAGCACCCGGCGGAACTCACCGACGAGGAGGTGCTGCACAACCTGGTGGTGATGTTCGTCGCGGGCAACCAGACCACGGTGAACTGGATCGCCACCACGCTGCGCATCCTCCTCACCGACCCGGCGTTCCGGTCCTCGCTGACCGGCGGCCACCTCAGCGTGGACGACGCGCTCGATCTGGTCCTGTGGCGCTTCCCGCCCACCCAGAACTTCCCCGCCCGCTACGCCACCCGCGACATGCGCTTCGGCGGCCAGGACATCCGTACCGGCGACATGCTGATCCTGGGCCTGGCCGCGGCCAACGCGGACCCGGAGATCCTGCCGGCCGACGGCGCGCCGGTGGTCGGCAACCGCTCCCACCTGGCGTTCGGCGCCGGACCGCACACCTGTCCCGCGCAGGATCCGGCCCGGCTGATCACCAGGACGGCGGTGGACACCATCCGTCACCGGCTGCCCGATCTCGAACTCGGCGTACCCGAAGACGAGTTGGAGTGGATCAAGTCGCCGTGGAGCAAGGGCCTGGGCGCCCTTCCGGTGCGGTTCAGCACCCCGCAGCTCCCCCAGGGAACGGTCCCGCCGCAGTCGGCCCAGGACCTCGTACCGCGGCGGACGACGCCCTGGAACACCGTCCCGCTGCGGCCGTCCACGACCGTGCCGGACTGA
- a CDS encoding cytochrome P450 produces the protein MDAAGGCPHAANARLLERSAVASVILPGEVEGMAVLGHDALREFLSHPDVAKNAAHFAALQAGEIADGWPLKTFATVQGMTTADGADHRRLRSLMSKAFTPRRVEELRPRITALTASLLDGLEGAAEAGEGVADLRRHFALPLPMGVICELLGVEAAHHDRLHRLSNQIVATDIGPAEAMAANREMVAVLSEVAAARTDDPGDDLTSALIAAREENGDRLGPQELIGTLMLTIIAGHETTLNLITNAVRALCTHRDQLALVLAGGASWEDVVEETLRWDSPVSFFPFRYPTRDLELDGTVIPKGTPVLAGYSAAGRDTKAHGPDAARFDITRDSKARHLSLGHGAHFCMGAPLARMEGTEALRQLFTRFPDLDLAVPEPELPRHASFVGNSVQKLPVRLHG, from the coding sequence ATGGACGCGGCGGGCGGCTGTCCGCACGCGGCCAACGCCCGGCTGCTGGAGCGGTCCGCGGTCGCGTCGGTGATCCTGCCCGGCGAGGTGGAGGGCATGGCGGTCCTGGGTCACGACGCGCTGCGGGAGTTCCTCTCGCACCCCGACGTCGCCAAGAACGCCGCGCACTTCGCGGCGCTGCAGGCCGGGGAGATCGCGGACGGCTGGCCGCTGAAGACGTTCGCCACGGTGCAGGGGATGACGACCGCCGACGGTGCCGACCACCGGCGGCTGCGGTCCCTGATGAGCAAGGCCTTCACCCCGCGCCGGGTCGAGGAGCTGCGGCCGCGCATCACCGCCCTGACGGCCTCGCTCCTGGACGGCCTGGAGGGAGCGGCCGAAGCCGGGGAGGGCGTGGCCGATCTGCGCAGGCACTTCGCGCTGCCGCTGCCGATGGGCGTCATCTGCGAACTGCTGGGGGTGGAGGCCGCGCACCACGACCGGCTGCACCGGCTCTCCAACCAGATCGTCGCCACGGACATCGGCCCTGCCGAGGCGATGGCCGCCAACCGGGAGATGGTGGCGGTGCTGAGCGAGGTCGCGGCCGCCCGCACGGACGACCCCGGGGACGACCTCACCAGCGCGTTGATCGCGGCCCGTGAGGAGAACGGCGACCGCCTCGGCCCGCAGGAGCTGATCGGCACCCTGATGCTCACGATCATCGCCGGGCACGAGACGACCCTCAACCTCATCACCAACGCCGTGCGGGCGCTCTGCACCCACCGTGACCAGCTCGCCCTGGTCCTCGCGGGCGGGGCGAGCTGGGAGGACGTGGTGGAGGAGACGCTGCGCTGGGACAGCCCGGTCAGCTTCTTCCCGTTCCGCTACCCGACGCGCGACCTGGAGCTCGACGGCACGGTGATCCCGAAGGGGACGCCGGTGCTGGCCGGTTACTCGGCGGCCGGCCGCGACACGAAGGCCCACGGCCCCGACGCGGCGCGCTTCGACATCACCCGCGACAGCAAGGCCCGCCACCTCTCGCTGGGCCACGGCGCGCACTTCTGCATGGGCGCTCCGCTGGCCCGGATGGAAGGCACCGAGGCCCTGCGGCAGCTGTTCACCCGCTTCCCCGACCTCGATCTGGCCGTACCGGAGCCCGAACTGCCCCGGCACGCCTCCTTCGTGGGCAACAGCGTGCAGAAGCTCCCGGTCCGGCTGCACGGCTGA